ACACCGGCGAGCTGCACTACAAGGGCACCGCCCTGCGCGTCGACGGCGGCCAGGCGATGCAGAGCCTGTCCAATCCCAAGCGCGGTGAATTCATCACCACCCTGGGCGCCTCCGTGTTCGAGACACTGCTCAACCCGGCCAAGTGGGACAGATTCGCCACCCGCGTCGCCGGTGCGGACGAAGACAAGCGCAGTGCACTGAAAAAAGAATTCTGGCAGTTTGCCCACCGCCTGAAGAAATTCAGCAACAGCGCCGGTGCGCCCAAATACTACCCGGTGGAAGAGGGACGCGGACGTATCGACGCGGTCGGGCGGATCGCCAATGTGGTGTTCGGCTATCGCCTGAACGAACCGGACAATTACCGGCCGGCAGATGCCCCGGCCAGCTTCCCCTTCCTGTGGGATATCTGGCGTTTTGACTGGGTGCAGTACACCGGCTTCACCAACCAGGCCATGGCCCGCAACATCGGTGAAACTCTGGGCGTACTGGCGCCGATCAAACTGCTCGACGCCGACGGCCAGGTCCTCAAGGGTGCCGACTTCGGCCAGACCTCGATCGACCTGGAAGGACTGCACTGCGTCGAGGGGCTGCTGCGCAAACTGAAGCCGCCGAAGTGGCCGGAGCCCGTGCTGGGCAAGATTGATATCGCCAAAGCACGTACCGGCAAGGCGCTGTTCGAAGGGCGCTGCGCCTACTGCCACGGCCCGCACCGGAGCAAATCCTATCGCTGGCCCATCGCTGACAACCCGTCGGCGACGGTGCCCGGGCAGATCGCCACCAACTGGCAGTGGGACATGGACGGTGAGGTCAGTCGCAGCGACGGCAACGCCTACCGCGATGACTGGCGCAGCACCATGTGGTCGCTGCCGTGGATCAGCACCAAGGTGATCGGCACCGACAGCAAGCTGGCGGACAACTACATCGACAACCGCTACGACCTGGGCAAGCTGTTCCCCGGCGCGAAACCCGCGAATGCCGGCGAGGGCCTGCAGCTGCTGCTCAACGACCTGGTGCCGAAACTCTACGGCCGCGAGGGGATCGAGGGCGCGCAGCAGGTGGCGGACTTCGACGGCCTCAACGTGCCATTTCGCATCGAGAACCAGCGCGCCTACAAGGCCAGGCCCCTGCACGGCGTGTGGGCAACCCCGCCGTTCCTGCACAACGGCTCGGTACCCACCATCTACGACCTGCTGTCGCCGCTGCGCGCGCGGCCGAAGACCTTTTACGTGGGCAACCGCGAATACGATCCAAACAAGCTCGGCTATGTCACCGCCTATTCGCCCGGCAGCTTCCTGATGGACACCAGCATCGACGGCAACCGCAACACCGGCCACCTGTTTACCGATGTGGATATGCCCGGCCGGATCGGCAACCTGCTCAGCGAGGAACAGCGCTACGCGATCATCGAGTACCTCAAAGTCATGGGCAACCCGGATTTCGACACCGCCCTCGGTGGCGACCCGATGGACTGGAATCACTATGCGCAGGCGCCGCAAGACAATTCCACCGCCCGCGCCTGCACCGCCGCCCACGGACAACCGCTGACCGTCGCCGACCGTGGCCCGGTACGTAAGAGCGCGCCGCAGAGCGCACAGGAGGACGCACAGTGATCCGCAGATACCTTCTCTCAATCGCGCTGCTCAGCAGCGCCACCCTGGCCGACACGCCGCCACAGCGGGACACTATCGAGCTGGACACGCTGGGCATGGAAATCTCCGCAGAGGAAAAGCAGGCGATTGTGCGCGCAATGGAACTGGGGCGCGAGATCTCGCGCAAGGCGGAAAAGATCAACGGCTTGCCCTACCGCCGCGACGCCCATGCCAAGGCCACCGGCTGTGTGCGCGCGACTTTTTCGATCAATGGCGATATCCCGGCACAGTTCCGGCACAGCGTGTTCGCCGAACCCGGACGCGCATACCACGCGTGGATCCGCTTTTCCAACGGCGACATGACCGTACAGGCAGACTCGAAACCCGATGCCCGCGGCATGGCGATCAAGCTGCTGGACGTCAGCGGGGAGAAAATCGCCCCGGAACTGCAGGGGCCGGCGACGCAGGATTTCATCATGACCAACACGCCTGCGTTCTTTAACCGCAACATCTACGACTACGTGGACAACATGAGTTACCTGGCCAACCTGGATCGCACCGGTTGGTTCTTCGGGCTGGCGCCGCCGCGCTTCCACCCGAAGCTGTTCTACCGCGCTGCGCAGACGGTGTCCTCCAAGATCAACTCGCCACTCGCGCCGCAGTATTACTCGATGCTGCCCTACCAGCTCGGCGACACGGCGCTGAAGTTCTCCGCGCGCCCGTGCCCGGGCATGCAGTTCGCCGCCGACGGCAAGCACGCGGACAGCAATTACCTCACCGAGGCCATGGCGCAGCAGCTGGATGGCGGCGCGGCCTGCTTCGATTTCATGGTGCAGCAAAGGATGCCCGGGGCGGATATGCCGCTGGACGACGCCGCGGTGATCTGGTCGGAAAGCGCCTCGCC
This region of Microbulbifer sp. SAOS-129_SWC genomic DNA includes:
- a CDS encoding di-heme-cytochrome C peroxidase — its product is MSLARLMRLRLASLGRHIKALPGKLFFGTWHWLRRLARALAALWCALGPRWLRVCLVLAAVVLVGYGKLAAYLKPNLTEEHIYRLQYLNDGWTDEQRHTFYYTPQGTELLGMDYDWLVNLELPLSHERLASAANMRGWGFVVAPGQRPDRLNPGNLPVGLTMHTDPTSGRQRLDFGCATCHTGELHYKGTALRVDGGQAMQSLSNPKRGEFITTLGASVFETLLNPAKWDRFATRVAGADEDKRSALKKEFWQFAHRLKKFSNSAGAPKYYPVEEGRGRIDAVGRIANVVFGYRLNEPDNYRPADAPASFPFLWDIWRFDWVQYTGFTNQAMARNIGETLGVLAPIKLLDADGQVLKGADFGQTSIDLEGLHCVEGLLRKLKPPKWPEPVLGKIDIAKARTGKALFEGRCAYCHGPHRSKSYRWPIADNPSATVPGQIATNWQWDMDGEVSRSDGNAYRDDWRSTMWSLPWISTKVIGTDSKLADNYIDNRYDLGKLFPGAKPANAGEGLQLLLNDLVPKLYGREGIEGAQQVADFDGLNVPFRIENQRAYKARPLHGVWATPPFLHNGSVPTIYDLLSPLRARPKTFYVGNREYDPNKLGYVTAYSPGSFLMDTSIDGNRNTGHLFTDVDMPGRIGNLLSEEQRYAIIEYLKVMGNPDFDTALGGDPMDWNHYAQAPQDNSTARACTAAHGQPLTVADRGPVRKSAPQSAQEDAQ
- a CDS encoding catalase family protein, producing the protein MIRRYLLSIALLSSATLADTPPQRDTIELDTLGMEISAEEKQAIVRAMELGREISRKAEKINGLPYRRDAHAKATGCVRATFSINGDIPAQFRHSVFAEPGRAYHAWIRFSNGDMTVQADSKPDARGMAIKLLDVSGEKIAPELQGPATQDFIMTNTPAFFNRNIYDYVDNMSYLANLDRTGWFFGLAPPRFHPKLFYRAAQTVSSKINSPLAPQYYSMLPYQLGDTALKFSARPCPGMQFAADGKHADSNYLTEAMAQQLDGGAACFDFMVQQRMPGADMPLDDAAVIWSESASPFVPVARINIPAQSFSGEAQQEFCENLSMNPWHGVGEWQPLGSLNRARRLVYHAVSQFRHGANQVAMSEPDSWCLDGESQCDLSADFHHSKARWPLPRCFDPMYRPLDGSEPQSECPQKDGGRY